Genomic window (Ananas comosus cultivar F153 linkage group 1, ASM154086v1, whole genome shotgun sequence):
ATTAGAGGTTAAAACCTTTTCTTAAAAAGAATTAGAGAAGAGGAAACAAGGAGAAAaatgggtaaaaaaaaaaaaagaagaaaaaggtgggAAAAGATCTGGCATTATATGAAAAAACCGAACTTTGAGCTCTCACATATGTTGAGATCCATTTGAGGACTAGCTACTAAATCTATTACTCACTGGAGTTTAATAGTTAGTTGTCTACTTGGCTTGACATTTAAAGACAATAGCTTCTTCAAATCAATTGTATTTGTTAACTtaagaatttctttttttctcagcAAAAATGGGTGACAATAATGGGCATGCTAATCCTGAGAAAAAGCAAACTCCCCGTCTGAATGAGAGGATCCTATCATCCCTTTCAAGGCGTTCAGTTGCTGCACATCCTTGGCATGACCTTGAAATTGGTACTAACTGAAGTTACTTTAAGTTTTTGAAATAAAGTAATTGGCATCCAAAGCAAATATTTGTTCTGCTAATTATGCAATTCTTTATTCAGGTCCCGGTGCCCCTGCTGTATTCAATGTTGTAAGTAccttttcttgagcatataAGAGTTATATTCATAACTTCCGGAcgaatataaatagaaaatagaaattaTGGATATCCATGATGATGCCATTTAGTGCACGGAATATTTTCTAGCATTATGTCTTATGGGATAATAATTGAGAGCCCTGTATACTGTGCATATATTACTTGGGtagtagatatttttaaaagaatctGTCCAACTTgcaatacttttaaaagaaaattaatcatCTTTTCATAGTGGAAAGCAGCGTAACTTACAAGAATCACTTACAGTTTCTTGTCTCTGGTATTTACCATATGGATGTTAGATTTTCATACTACGCTTCTGTGTCCTTTTCAGTTTAGCTGCCTAAAACAGGTTGTTTCTCAAATCATGTTCAACATAGCATATTCTGATATCTTGGCACAAAGAGTCCTACTTATGGAAATGAAAGAAAGTGTCAGTTCCAACATTGAACTATTTAATGTCAGAGTAGTGCAAATAATGGCACTATCTTAAGAAATACATACTTCTGAGACAGACGAACTAATCGCAGAGCCTTGCTTCCATTTGATAGGAAGTGATGTAAATGAGTTTTATAATTCTATGACCCTCTTGCTCTACAGAAAATGTGATGAACTGGTCATAGAATTATGGAATTGAAttcaattaataaatatataaatatatattaattgtgtTCAGAATAGTGCTTGTACTGCATCGCTGAAATCTATCTGTGATCTCTGAATTACATTTGACTTCATGCTGTTGCTGTGAGACAGTATTACTTAAGAAGTCGTGTAATTATCCACTTCTGAGCATGGTGCATCTTAAATGAATTATGTGATGGATTTTTGCATACAGATTTGCTTTGTAATTACTCTTCTAAGTTTTTACCCTTGCTCTTCTCCAACAGGTTGTAGAGATAACAAAAGGAAGTAAAGTCAAATATGAACTCGACAAGAAAACAGGATTGATTAAGGTAATTTTTATATGATGAATTACTGAATATTTTCTTTTGCCCTGCTTGATCATCTTGAAGACATTTAAGTACCATTTTCATTGTATAAAATTCACTAAAAGGACTTTTGTTGGAGCAGTAATTTTGGCATATTTAAGTTGTGAGTTTACAGAAATCCTGCTTTATTGATCCTTCAACACAGTTCTGTGACACATTTTATCATTGGCATTGTTTTCCAGGTCGATCGTATATTGTACTCATCAGTGGTTTATCCTCATAACTATGGCTTCATTCCACGGACTCTTTGTGAAGACAATGACCCAATTGATGTCTTGGTCCTCATGCAAGTAAGAAAAATTCCTATTATTCTCGTGCATGAAGTATTAAAATTattctgtacattttttttttggcctttgcTGCTAAAATATGTACCCTctggtataaattttacattattttaatctcatttttcttttatattgcttattgcatttcTAAATTAAGTGCATAAGATTGTTGGTATCAGATTTTGATTGAAAACATTTTATGGGCGTCTTGTATAGGAACCAGTTCTTCCTGGTTGCTTCCTCCGGGCCAGAGCCATTGGACTCATGCCTATGATCGACCAGGTAAATTTTCTTATGAGATATTTACAAATATACTCTTGCAAAATGATCTGTTACCTATATGCTTCTGTAGAATCTGAATTTCATGATATATGTGAAAGATGCTTTCACAGGGTTATATGGAAAAGCACCCTTCAGTTTTTGCTAAGCAAAGCAGTGCTTTTCTAGCTGCAGTTTTGAATGATTGTGTACTGGTCTTAATCAGGGAGAGAAAGATGACAAGATTATAGCAGTGTGTGCCGATGATCCCGAGTACCACCACTACAATGATCTTACCGAGCTCTCCCCTCATCGCCTTCAAGAGATCCGCCGCTTCTTCGAAGACTGTATTGTCGCTATCTATGTTTATAATACCTTTGTGTTTAGCCATGGTAGTCTGTTTTTTTAAGAATCTTTGCCCTGATTGTTGGTTTCGGGAACCAACCATTTCAGATAAGAAGAATGAGAACAAAGAGGTTGCAGTCAATGAGTTCTTGCCTGCGGATACTGCTCGAGAGGCAATACAGCACTCCATGTAAGTGGACTAGTTAGCAAAAGTAAGCGCAGTACTATTGTTTGCTTGTTAGAATATTGTCGAACCTACCCATAGGAACTACAAATAGTCATCATATTTTGAAGATGCTATTTGAGTACATCTTCTTAAAGAAACACCGACAATTTTCAAACCATCACATGTTAGATCAAAAAGCTGCTTGTTGATATGATACTTCGTATGAAAATATTGACATTTTGATGGTTGAAATTGCAGGGACCTCTATGCTCAATACATCTTGCACACCTTGAGGCGGTAGAACTGCGGCCGCATACAACCTTGCATTCACAATCATCTTTCCTACTATATATACAATATGATTAAGCCGATGCAAAGAGACAATCCTGTCGAATCCATCGATTGCCGATTAAATTTATACAAAGGAAGAAATTTAAGGATTAAATAGCATATTTATATGTTGTATCGTATTTTCCAATGTCATTTACGGAATAACTACTACATTATAAGCTTCATtttgctgcttttttttttttccccctttttttccttttttcttgttttgccGTGCTTTTCTGAGTTTTGTATGGGAAAGATGAGTTATAAACAGCTTCTATTCGGAGTTTTCTGGTGATGCTCGTATGAAATCAGTTTTTTGTTGGGTGCAAtatgttttataattttacccTTAAAAAGCTCAAGTAAGGGATATTTTACAAACTTTCTTTCGAGGTTTGAACTATCAGATGAGATAGAGTGCAGATAAATAAGTAGAGATGTCCGTGGACCGGATAGGATCCAGGTAGTTAGTTGTAAGTAATTAGTGTATCTATCGAATCCATTTGATCGTGTTTGGGTAGttattatctttttaagatGGGGTACAGATATTACATCGCTCTAAACACATGCAATAACATAATAGTTAGAATTACATTAATAAGTTCAAACACATAATATAATTGCACAAAACACAATACAACTATTACAAATGATTGAGTCC
Coding sequences:
- the LOC109706477 gene encoding soluble inorganic pyrophosphatase isoform X2, translated to MRKQREETLNVDDDSVATTTSPLSSSSIVRASSLPSQAKMGDNNGHANPEKKQTPRLNERILSSLSRRSVAAHPWHDLEIGPGAPAVFNVVVEITKGSKVKYELDKKTGLIKVDRILYSSVVYPHNYGFIPRTLCEDNDPIDVLVLMQEPVLPGCFLRARAIGLMPMIDQGEKDDKIIAVCADDPEYHHYNDLTELSPHRLQEIRRFFEDYKKNENKEVAVNEFLPADTAREAIQHSMDLYAQYILHTLRR
- the LOC109706477 gene encoding soluble inorganic pyrophosphatase isoform X1, yielding MLHDVEAALTDPCLLRFPWRRFPFSGFVAMAAALATLVLDFLATQFYERKHRAAAAAAVATTTSPLSSSSIVRASSLPSQAKMGDNNGHANPEKKQTPRLNERILSSLSRRSVAAHPWHDLEIGPGAPAVFNVVVEITKGSKVKYELDKKTGLIKVDRILYSSVVYPHNYGFIPRTLCEDNDPIDVLVLMQEPVLPGCFLRARAIGLMPMIDQGEKDDKIIAVCADDPEYHHYNDLTELSPHRLQEIRRFFEDYKKNENKEVAVNEFLPADTAREAIQHSM
- the LOC109706477 gene encoding soluble inorganic pyrophosphatase isoform X3, which codes for MGDNNGHANPEKKQTPRLNERILSSLSRRSVAAHPWHDLEIGPGAPAVFNVVVEITKGSKVKYELDKKTGLIKVDRILYSSVVYPHNYGFIPRTLCEDNDPIDVLVLMQEPVLPGCFLRARAIGLMPMIDQGEKDDKIIAVCADDPEYHHYNDLTELSPHRLQEIRRFFEDYKKNENKEVAVNEFLPADTAREAIQHSMDLYAQYILHTLRR